One genomic segment of Mycolicibacterium psychrotolerans includes these proteins:
- a CDS encoding alpha/beta fold hydrolase, with product MRQREPIHLGSGEPVLLLHPFMMSQNVWKNVAPALAETGRYEVFAPTMAGHNGGRKNRSWLLDTATLADDVERWLDEIGWDTAHIVGNSLGGWVAFELERRNRARSLMGIAPAGGWHRWTPAKYEIVFKFVMGFPVWLTAKALGPRAARLPGARAAASVPCSAARDGISDEDMLDIIDDVTHCPAYYQLLVKALLMPGLMELADTGIPTSLVVCEKDRVLPHPRFTNHFRKHLPRDVQFTELDGVGHIPMFEAPERIAGVIRDFLDEQTGSQRAIG from the coding sequence ATGAGGCAACGCGAACCGATCCACCTGGGCTCCGGGGAGCCGGTGCTGCTGCTGCACCCGTTCATGATGTCGCAGAACGTGTGGAAGAACGTCGCGCCCGCACTCGCCGAGACCGGCCGCTACGAGGTGTTCGCCCCCACAATGGCGGGCCACAACGGCGGCCGCAAGAACCGGTCCTGGCTGCTCGACACTGCCACGCTGGCCGACGACGTCGAGCGCTGGCTCGACGAGATCGGCTGGGACACCGCCCACATCGTCGGCAACTCGCTCGGCGGCTGGGTGGCCTTCGAACTCGAGCGCCGCAACCGGGCGCGGTCCTTGATGGGTATCGCGCCTGCCGGGGGCTGGCACCGCTGGACACCGGCCAAGTACGAGATCGTGTTCAAGTTCGTGATGGGCTTCCCGGTGTGGCTGACCGCGAAGGCGCTCGGCCCGCGCGCGGCGCGGCTGCCCGGCGCCCGCGCGGCGGCGAGCGTCCCGTGCAGCGCCGCCCGCGACGGCATCAGCGACGAGGACATGCTCGACATCATCGACGACGTCACCCACTGCCCCGCCTACTACCAGCTGCTGGTCAAGGCGCTGCTGATGCCGGGGCTGATGGAGCTCGCCGACACCGGCATCCCGACCTCGCTGGTGGTCTGCGAAAAGGACCGGGTGCTACCGCACCCGCGATTCACCAACCACTTCCGCAAGCACCTGCCCCGTGATGTCCAGTTCACCGAACTCGACGGCGTCGGGCACATCCCGATGTTCGAGGCGCCGGAGCGGATCGCCGGAGTGATCCGCGACTTCCTCGACGAGCAGACGGGCTCGCAGCGCGCCATCGGCTGA
- a CDS encoding bifunctional o-acetylhomoserine/o-acetylserine sulfhydrylase — MSLDNDFGDPTSRWAFETKQVHAGQTPDAATGARALPIYQTTSYAFRDTDHAAALFGLAEPGNIYTRIMNPTQDVVEQRIAALEGGVAALLLASGQAAETIAILNLANSGDHIVSSPRLYGGTYNLFHYTLPKLGIEVGFVANPDDPESWRAAVRPNTKAFFAETISNPQIDVLDIPAVSAVAHDNGVPLIVDNTIATPYLIQPISHGADIVVHSATKYLGGHGTTIAGVIVDSGTFDWTNGRFPGFTEPDPSYHGVVFAELGPPAYALKARVQLLRDLGSAASPFNAFLIAQGLETLSLRVERHVANAQKVAEYLAGHEDVISVNYAGLPSSPWYEIGKKLAPKGTGAVLAFELAGGVAAGKAFVDALTLHSHVANIGDVRSLVIHPASTTHQQLSPEEQLASGVTPGLVRLAVGIEGIDDILADLEQGFAAAERVGATADPQVLEVQT, encoded by the coding sequence ATGAGCCTCGACAACGACTTCGGCGACCCCACAAGTCGCTGGGCGTTCGAGACCAAGCAGGTGCACGCGGGCCAGACGCCCGACGCGGCGACCGGCGCACGCGCCCTGCCGATCTACCAGACCACCAGCTACGCGTTCCGGGACACCGACCACGCCGCAGCGCTGTTCGGCCTGGCCGAGCCGGGCAACATCTACACCCGCATCATGAACCCGACGCAGGACGTCGTCGAGCAGCGCATCGCAGCGCTCGAGGGCGGCGTCGCGGCGCTGCTGCTGGCCTCCGGCCAGGCCGCCGAGACAATCGCCATCCTCAACCTCGCCAACAGTGGCGACCACATCGTGTCCAGTCCGCGGCTGTACGGCGGCACCTACAACCTGTTCCACTACACGCTGCCCAAGCTCGGCATCGAGGTCGGCTTCGTGGCGAACCCCGACGACCCGGAGTCGTGGCGGGCGGCGGTTCGGCCGAACACCAAGGCGTTCTTCGCCGAAACGATCTCCAACCCCCAGATCGACGTGCTCGACATCCCCGCGGTGTCCGCGGTGGCGCATGACAACGGGGTCCCGCTCATCGTCGACAACACGATCGCCACGCCCTACCTGATCCAGCCGATCAGCCACGGCGCCGACATCGTCGTGCACTCGGCCACCAAGTACCTCGGCGGGCACGGCACCACGATCGCCGGCGTGATCGTCGACAGCGGCACGTTCGACTGGACCAACGGGCGCTTCCCCGGCTTCACCGAGCCGGATCCCAGCTACCACGGGGTGGTGTTCGCCGAACTCGGCCCGCCCGCCTACGCGCTCAAGGCGCGCGTGCAGTTGCTGCGCGACCTCGGGTCGGCGGCGTCGCCGTTCAACGCGTTCCTGATCGCCCAGGGCCTGGAGACGCTGAGCCTTCGCGTCGAGCGGCACGTGGCCAACGCCCAGAAGGTGGCCGAGTACCTTGCCGGCCACGAGGACGTCATCTCGGTGAACTACGCGGGGCTGCCCAGCTCGCCGTGGTACGAGATCGGGAAGAAGCTGGCGCCCAAGGGAACCGGTGCGGTGCTGGCGTTCGAACTGGCCGGCGGCGTCGCTGCGGGCAAAGCGTTCGTCGACGCGCTGACGCTGCACAGCCACGTCGCCAACATCGGTGACGTGCGCTCGCTGGTGATCCACCCGGCGTCCACGACGCACCAGCAGCTCTCCCCCGAAGAGCAGCTCGCCAGCGGCGTGACGCCCGGGCTGGTGCGGCTCGCGGTCGGCATCGAGGGCATCGACGACATCCTCGCCGACCTCGAGCAGGGCTTCGCGGCCGCCGAGCGCGTCGGCGCCACCGCTGATCCGCAGGTTCTCGAGGTTCAGACGTGA
- the metX gene encoding homoserine O-acetyltransferase MetX has translation MTIVDVANERVALPPEGEVGIVDIGPLTLENGAVLDDVSIAFQRWGELSPNRDNVVVVLHALTGDSHITGPAGPGHPTPGWWDGVAGPGAPIDTDRWCAISTNVLGGCRGSTGPSSIAPDGKAWGSRFPATTVRDQVAADVAVLERLGITEVAAVIGGSMGGARALEWIVTRPDAVRAALVLAVGARATADQIGTQSTQVAAITSDPDWCGGDYHDTGRSPDAGMEIARRFAHLTYRGETELDERFGNAAQPGEDPTTGGRYSVQSYLEYQGRKLVARFDAGTYVALTDALSSHDVGRGRGGIEAALRGCPVPTIVGGITSDRLYPLRLQEELADLLPGCDGLDVVDSIYGHDGFLVETDAVGKLIRRTLELAAR, from the coding sequence GTGACCATCGTGGATGTGGCGAACGAACGCGTGGCGCTGCCGCCCGAAGGCGAGGTCGGCATCGTCGACATCGGACCGCTGACGCTCGAGAACGGCGCCGTCCTCGACGACGTCTCGATCGCGTTCCAGCGGTGGGGTGAGTTGTCGCCCAATCGGGACAACGTCGTGGTGGTCCTGCACGCGCTGACCGGCGATTCGCACATCACCGGACCCGCCGGACCCGGTCATCCGACGCCGGGCTGGTGGGACGGGGTGGCCGGTCCCGGCGCCCCGATCGACACCGACCGGTGGTGCGCGATCTCGACCAACGTGCTGGGCGGATGCCGCGGCTCGACGGGCCCGAGCAGCATCGCTCCCGACGGAAAGGCTTGGGGCTCAAGGTTTCCCGCGACCACCGTGCGCGACCAGGTGGCTGCCGACGTGGCGGTGCTCGAGCGGCTGGGCATCACCGAGGTGGCCGCCGTCATCGGCGGCTCGATGGGCGGTGCGCGGGCGCTCGAGTGGATCGTCACCCGCCCCGACGCCGTGCGTGCCGCCCTGGTGCTCGCGGTCGGCGCGCGGGCCACGGCCGATCAGATCGGCACGCAGAGCACCCAGGTCGCGGCGATCACCTCCGACCCGGACTGGTGCGGCGGCGACTATCACGACACCGGGCGCTCCCCCGATGCCGGGATGGAGATCGCGCGCCGGTTCGCACATCTCACCTACCGCGGAGAGACCGAACTCGACGAGCGGTTCGGCAATGCGGCGCAGCCCGGCGAGGATCCGACCACCGGCGGCCGGTACTCGGTGCAGAGCTACCTGGAGTACCAGGGCCGGAAGTTGGTGGCGCGCTTCGACGCCGGCACCTACGTCGCCCTGACCGATGCACTGTCCAGCCACGACGTCGGGCGAGGCCGCGGCGGGATCGAGGCGGCGCTGCGCGGCTGCCCGGTGCCCACGATCGTCGGCGGCATCACCTCCGACCGGCTGTATCCGCTTCGGCTGCAAGAGGAGTTGGCCGATCTGCTGCCGGGCTGTGACGGACTGGACGTAGTCGACTCGATCTACGGGCACGACGGGTTCCTGGTGGAGACCGACGCGGTGGGCAAGCTGATCCGCCGCACGCTGGAGCTGGCCGCGCGGTGA
- a CDS encoding class I SAM-dependent methyltransferase, which produces MSGSAEQRSLSFGAEAAAYERGRPSYPPEAIDWLLPPGAHTVLDLGAGTGKLTTRLVERGLDVVAVDPIPEMLELLSGSLPDTPALLGTAEDIPLADDSVDAVLVAQAWHWFDPERALKEVARVLRPGGRLGLVWNNRDERLGWVKDLGRIIGHEVDPFSQTVELPAPFGDVARHQVEWTSYLTPQALIDLVASRSYCITSPEQVRTRTLDRVRELLTTHPALANSTGLALPYVTVCVRATLS; this is translated from the coding sequence GTGAGCGGTTCGGCCGAACAGCGTTCGCTGTCCTTCGGCGCGGAGGCCGCCGCCTACGAACGCGGCCGCCCGTCGTATCCGCCGGAGGCGATCGACTGGCTGCTGCCCCCCGGTGCGCATACGGTGCTCGACCTGGGCGCCGGCACGGGCAAGCTGACCACGCGGCTCGTGGAGCGTGGCCTCGATGTCGTTGCCGTGGATCCGATTCCGGAGATGCTCGAACTACTGAGCGGCTCGCTTCCCGACACGCCTGCGCTGCTGGGCACCGCCGAGGACATCCCGCTGGCCGACGACAGTGTGGACGCGGTGCTGGTCGCGCAGGCATGGCACTGGTTCGATCCCGAGCGTGCGCTCAAGGAAGTGGCGCGCGTACTGCGGCCCGGCGGCCGGCTGGGCCTGGTGTGGAACAACCGCGACGAACGCCTGGGCTGGGTCAAGGATCTCGGCCGGATCATCGGTCACGAGGTGGACCCGTTCAGTCAGACCGTGGAACTGCCCGCACCGTTCGGCGATGTCGCACGCCACCAGGTCGAGTGGACCAGTTACCTGACGCCCCAGGCACTCATCGATCTGGTCGCCTCCCGCAGCTACTGCATCACCTCCCCCGAGCAGGTGCGTACCCGCACGCTCGACCGGGTGCGCGAGCTGCTCACCACCCACCCCGCGCTCGCGAACAGCACGGGCCTGGCGCTGCCGTATGTGACGGTGTGCGTGCGCGCCACGCTGAGCTGA
- a CDS encoding fatty acid desaturase family protein, with product MAITDIKVYAHLTDDDIEQLTAELDQIRADIEESRGERDARYIRRTIQLQRGLAAGGRIALFASSSRIARVAGTAMLATAKIIENMELGHNITHGQWDWMNDPEIHSTEWEWDTTSPSVHWKKSHNFIHHKYTNVVGLDDDIGYGIMRLTRDQRWERWMIGNPVYNLMLGTLFEWGVALHGVEVTKYRKGEKSMGEVRRDLKIIGRKVGKQVGKDYIVFPALTGTNWKHTLKCNAVANLIRNYWAYMVIFCGHFPDGAEKFTAEEFENETRGEWYLRQMLGSANFHAGPIMAFMSGNLCYQIEHHLFPDLPSNRYAEISVRVRELCEKYDLPYTTGPLLRQYWQSFWTILKLALPDKYLKADSDDAPETHSERRFRRIERSPGTPKRGLRTAIRERTKAA from the coding sequence ATGGCGATCACCGACATCAAGGTCTATGCGCACCTGACCGACGACGACATCGAGCAGTTGACGGCCGAACTGGACCAGATCCGCGCGGACATCGAGGAGTCCCGCGGCGAACGCGACGCCCGCTACATCCGGCGCACCATCCAGCTGCAGCGGGGCCTGGCGGCGGGCGGCCGCATCGCGCTGTTCGCGAGTAGCAGCCGGATCGCCCGGGTGGCCGGGACGGCGATGCTGGCGACGGCGAAGATCATCGAGAACATGGAACTCGGCCACAACATCACTCACGGCCAGTGGGACTGGATGAACGATCCGGAGATCCACTCGACCGAATGGGAGTGGGACACCACGTCACCGTCGGTCCACTGGAAGAAGTCCCACAATTTCATCCATCACAAGTACACGAACGTCGTCGGTCTGGACGACGACATCGGCTACGGCATCATGCGGCTCACCCGTGACCAGCGCTGGGAACGGTGGATGATCGGCAACCCGGTCTACAACCTGATGCTGGGCACGCTGTTCGAGTGGGGTGTCGCCCTGCACGGTGTCGAGGTGACGAAGTACCGCAAGGGTGAGAAGTCGATGGGCGAGGTGCGCCGGGACCTCAAGATCATCGGTCGTAAGGTCGGCAAGCAGGTCGGCAAGGACTACATCGTCTTTCCCGCGCTGACCGGAACCAACTGGAAGCACACGCTCAAGTGCAACGCGGTGGCCAATCTGATCCGCAATTACTGGGCGTACATGGTGATCTTCTGCGGGCACTTCCCGGACGGTGCGGAGAAGTTCACGGCCGAGGAGTTCGAGAACGAGACGCGCGGCGAGTGGTATCTGCGACAGATGCTCGGATCGGCCAACTTTCACGCCGGACCGATCATGGCCTTCATGAGCGGCAACCTGTGCTACCAGATCGAGCACCACCTGTTCCCCGACCTGCCCAGCAACCGCTACGCCGAGATCAGCGTCCGGGTGCGTGAACTGTGCGAGAAGTACGACCTGCCCTACACCACCGGGCCGCTCCTACGGCAGTACTGGCAGTCGTTCTGGACCATCCTCAAGCTCGCGCTGCCGGACAAGTACCTGAAGGCCGACAGCGACGATGCGCCCGAGACGCACTCCGAGCGACGCTTCCGCCGCATCGAGCGCAGCCCCGGCACCCCGAAGCGAGGCCTGCGCACCGCGATCCGGGAGCGGACGAAAGCCGCCTGA
- a CDS encoding ferredoxin reductase → MAGLVKTVTRWSKAPARDVEAPTGSWVNMVRGLAARATTPLLPDDYLSLLNPLWSARELRGEIVEVRTETEDSATVIIRPGWGFARDYRPGQYVGIGLRVDGRWHWRSYSLTSVPEQAEGEISITVKATPEGFLSTHLVDGVQPGTIIRLAAPQGEFTLPDPPPESLLFITAGSGITPIMAMLRSLRARDQQPDIVHVHSAPSAESVIFHDELRELEHQQRGYRLHLQLTQRDGKVELDDLDQIVGDWRDRSAWACGPSAMLDAAEKVWEENDLADQLHMERFTIAATDKGGEGGTVYFGISDTSAEIDGATTILQAGEDAGIQMPFGCRMGICQTCVLPLEEGHVRDIRSGQEHGAGDRIQTCVSTASGDCTIKI, encoded by the coding sequence ATGGCCGGACTGGTGAAGACGGTGACGCGCTGGAGCAAGGCGCCCGCGCGTGACGTCGAGGCGCCGACGGGAAGCTGGGTCAACATGGTGCGCGGGCTGGCTGCCCGCGCGACGACGCCGCTACTGCCCGACGACTACTTGTCCCTGCTCAACCCGCTCTGGTCGGCGCGGGAGCTGCGCGGAGAGATCGTCGAGGTCCGAACGGAGACCGAGGACTCCGCGACGGTGATCATCCGCCCCGGTTGGGGCTTCGCCCGGGACTACCGGCCCGGCCAGTACGTCGGCATCGGTCTGCGGGTCGACGGTCGCTGGCACTGGCGGTCGTATTCGCTCACCTCGGTCCCCGAGCAGGCCGAGGGCGAGATCTCGATCACCGTCAAGGCGACCCCGGAGGGATTCCTGTCGACCCACCTGGTCGACGGCGTTCAACCGGGCACGATCATCCGGCTGGCCGCCCCGCAGGGGGAGTTCACGCTGCCCGATCCGCCACCGGAGTCATTGCTCTTCATCACCGCGGGAAGCGGCATCACGCCGATCATGGCGATGCTGCGTTCCCTACGCGCCCGAGATCAGCAACCCGACATCGTGCACGTGCACTCCGCGCCGTCCGCCGAGTCGGTCATCTTCCACGACGAACTGCGGGAACTGGAACATCAGCAGCGCGGGTATCGCCTGCATCTGCAGCTGACGCAGCGCGACGGCAAGGTCGAGCTCGACGACCTCGACCAGATCGTCGGGGACTGGCGGGACCGCTCGGCGTGGGCGTGCGGTCCCTCGGCGATGCTGGATGCGGCCGAAAAGGTCTGGGAAGAAAACGATCTGGCTGATCAGCTGCACATGGAGCGCTTCACCATCGCCGCCACCGACAAGGGCGGCGAGGGCGGCACCGTGTATTTCGGCATCTCGGACACGTCCGCCGAGATCGACGGCGCCACCACGATCCTGCAAGCCGGCGAGGACGCCGGAATCCAGATGCCGTTCGGCTGCCGGATGGGCATCTGCCAGACCTGCGTGCTCCCGCTCGAGGAGGGGCACGTCCGGGACATCCGCTCCGGGCAGGAACACGGTGCGGGGGACCGCATCCAGACCTGCGTGTCCACCGCATCCGGCGACTGCACCATCAAGATCTGA
- a CDS encoding FAD-dependent monooxygenase: MPDVDVVIAGAGPNGLMLACELALAGVQPVVLDRLPGPSAEPKANGLVGQVVRQLEMRGLYRRFSGAASAPEPLLTWMFSGMHMPLAGLADNPMYAMMIAQPTLVRLLLERSAELGVEVRWGHGVEDLADGPDGVRVTVAGPQGGVTLDARYLVGADGGRSTVRKLVGIPFPGHTSDTVSRLAHVAVPDELRTADGGLEVPGYGRLPFGHTRLDHGGIIFADLGQGNPMLGTIEFGPEDDVDDAEPLTLSELRRSARRVLGVDVPIGAPRGDGPPALRRIAGQNTRQAERYRCGHVLLLGDAAHVHSAMGGPGLNLGLQDAMNLGWKLAATVRGGAPPGLLDTYQTERYPVGRRVMMQTMAQTALFSPGPEIGSLRELFAELLTLPDVARHMAGLLAGSDVRYDVGDQHPLSGHLVPDLQLDDGRRVAELLHSARSLLIAEADPAVGSVDVVRAGIPGGPAAMLIRPDGYVAWATDDPTHPGVEAALARWVNRCFVTGR; this comes from the coding sequence ATGCCTGACGTCGACGTCGTGATCGCCGGAGCGGGCCCCAACGGACTGATGCTGGCGTGCGAGCTGGCGCTGGCGGGCGTGCAGCCCGTCGTCCTGGACCGTCTGCCGGGGCCCAGTGCCGAGCCGAAGGCCAACGGTCTGGTCGGCCAGGTGGTGCGCCAGCTCGAAATGCGCGGGCTCTACCGTCGCTTCAGCGGCGCCGCCTCTGCACCGGAACCCCTTCTCACGTGGATGTTCTCGGGCATGCACATGCCTTTGGCCGGCCTGGCCGACAACCCGATGTACGCGATGATGATCGCCCAGCCGACGCTGGTGCGCCTGCTGCTCGAGCGGTCCGCAGAACTCGGTGTCGAGGTTCGCTGGGGTCACGGAGTGGAGGATCTGGCGGACGGACCCGACGGTGTCCGCGTGACGGTGGCCGGCCCGCAGGGCGGCGTCACGCTGGACGCGCGCTACCTCGTCGGCGCGGACGGCGGCCGCAGCACCGTGCGCAAGCTGGTGGGCATCCCGTTTCCCGGGCACACCTCCGACACCGTCTCGCGGCTGGCGCACGTCGCCGTCCCCGACGAATTACGCACCGCCGACGGCGGATTGGAGGTGCCCGGCTACGGCAGGCTGCCGTTCGGGCACACCCGGCTCGATCACGGTGGCATCATCTTCGCCGACCTCGGTCAGGGCAACCCGATGCTCGGCACCATCGAGTTCGGTCCCGAAGACGATGTCGACGACGCCGAGCCGCTGACGCTGTCGGAGTTGCGTCGCAGCGCGCGCCGGGTGCTGGGGGTCGACGTCCCGATCGGGGCGCCGCGCGGCGACGGCCCGCCCGCGCTGCGGCGCATCGCGGGGCAGAACACGCGCCAGGCCGAGCGCTACCGGTGCGGGCATGTGCTCCTCCTCGGGGACGCCGCCCACGTGCATTCGGCGATGGGCGGCCCCGGACTCAATCTGGGTCTGCAGGACGCGATGAACCTCGGCTGGAAACTGGCGGCGACGGTGCGCGGCGGCGCCCCGCCCGGTCTGCTGGACACCTACCAGACCGAGCGGTACCCGGTCGGTCGGCGGGTGATGATGCAGACGATGGCGCAGACCGCGCTGTTCTCACCCGGGCCCGAGATCGGTTCGCTGCGCGAGCTTTTCGCCGAGTTGCTGACGCTGCCCGACGTGGCCCGCCACATGGCCGGGCTGCTCGCGGGCTCCGACGTGCGTTACGACGTCGGCGACCAGCATCCCCTGTCGGGGCACCTGGTGCCCGACCTGCAGCTCGACGACGGTCGCCGTGTCGCCGAGCTGCTGCACAGTGCCCGTTCGCTGCTCATCGCGGAGGCAGACCCGGCCGTCGGCTCGGTCGATGTGGTGCGGGCCGGCATCCCCGGCGGACCCGCGGCGATGCTGATCCGGCCGGACGGCTACGTCGCCTGGGCGACCGACGATCCCACGCACCCGGGTGTGGAGGCGGCGCTCGCGCGTTGGGTGAACAGATGTTTCGTTACCGGCAGGTAG
- a CDS encoding TetR/AcrR family transcriptional regulator, with translation MTGLRERKKLDTRRALSDAALELAFERGLHAVTREDIAARAGVSLRTFNNYFTNKFEAVAYRQTERMRLALNMFRDSPVAEPLWSAIETAVVAPLEAEGAGDVVPTAAQRAAIMDVMAAPESRQAMSAQLFDDWVAAIADRVGADPIRDMYPRLVAGVIRAVSDAAMDAYVGADPPVPFVDLLRRGFAAVRAGLPEERADA, from the coding sequence ATGACCGGACTTCGCGAACGCAAGAAGCTCGACACCCGCCGGGCGCTCAGCGACGCCGCGCTCGAACTCGCCTTCGAGCGCGGCCTGCACGCTGTCACCCGCGAGGACATCGCCGCGAGGGCGGGCGTCTCCCTGCGGACGTTCAACAACTACTTCACCAACAAGTTCGAGGCCGTCGCCTACCGGCAGACCGAACGAATGCGTCTCGCGCTGAACATGTTCCGAGACAGCCCGGTCGCCGAGCCACTGTGGTCGGCGATCGAGACCGCGGTCGTCGCACCGCTGGAGGCCGAGGGTGCCGGTGATGTGGTGCCGACGGCGGCTCAGCGCGCCGCGATCATGGACGTGATGGCGGCGCCGGAGTCCCGGCAGGCGATGTCCGCGCAACTCTTCGACGACTGGGTCGCCGCGATCGCCGACCGGGTGGGTGCCGATCCGATACGCGACATGTATCCCCGCCTCGTCGCAGGCGTCATCCGCGCGGTCAGCGATGCGGCGATGGACGCCTACGTCGGCGCCGACCCGCCGGTGCCGTTCGTCGATCTGCTGCGACGCGGGTTCGCCGCCGTCCGTGCGGGTCTGCCCGAGGAGCGCGCCGATGCCTGA
- a CDS encoding ZIP family metal transporter produces the protein MVASVMAFGAGVLISALAFDLMDEAERIGGLLPTACGFVGGALAYVLANTVLSRHGARHRKRSHDRQPSEEQAGGSGAAIAIGALLDGIPESVVLGISLIGGQGVGLPVLAAVFISNLPEGLSSAAGMKQAGRSARYVFGVWTGIAVISGASAMLGYLLLAGAAPSLIAVITAVAAGAILAMIADTMVPEAFEETHIFTGLITTVGFLIAFAIERIG, from the coding sequence GTGGTGGCCAGCGTCATGGCGTTCGGCGCCGGGGTACTGATCTCGGCGCTGGCCTTCGACCTCATGGACGAGGCCGAGCGAATCGGCGGACTGCTGCCCACCGCATGCGGTTTCGTCGGCGGTGCCCTGGCCTACGTACTCGCCAACACAGTGCTCTCCCGCCACGGCGCACGACACCGCAAGCGCTCCCACGACCGGCAGCCGAGCGAGGAGCAGGCAGGCGGCAGCGGTGCCGCGATCGCCATCGGAGCGCTGCTCGACGGCATCCCGGAGTCGGTGGTGCTCGGCATCTCACTGATCGGCGGTCAGGGCGTCGGCCTGCCCGTCCTCGCGGCGGTGTTCATCTCGAACCTGCCCGAGGGACTGTCCAGCGCCGCCGGCATGAAGCAGGCCGGCCGCAGTGCGCGCTACGTGTTCGGCGTCTGGACCGGGATCGCCGTCATCAGCGGCGCCTCGGCGATGCTCGGTTACCTGCTGCTGGCGGGCGCCGCACCGTCGCTCATCGCGGTGATCACCGCGGTCGCGGCGGGCGCCATCCTGGCGATGATCGCCGACACGATGGTGCCCGAGGCGTTCGAGGAGACACACATCTTCACCGGGCTCATCACGACGGTGGGATTCTTGATCGCCTTCGCGATCGAGCGGATCGGTTAG
- a CDS encoding DUF3017 domain-containing protein, with translation MRFARRVFAGQWPILAVGLCLVAAFLLVAAGYWRRGALVMAIGVGVASALRLALPEDRVGLLAVRSRVVDVATTASVSAAMLYIAWTIDPLGTS, from the coding sequence GTGAGGTTCGCGCGCAGGGTGTTCGCCGGGCAGTGGCCGATCCTGGCCGTCGGTCTCTGTCTGGTGGCGGCGTTTTTGCTGGTCGCCGCCGGCTACTGGCGCCGCGGCGCACTGGTGATGGCCATCGGAGTCGGCGTCGCCTCGGCGCTGCGGCTGGCGTTGCCCGAGGATCGCGTGGGTCTGCTGGCGGTGCGCAGCAGGGTCGTCGACGTCGCGACGACCGCGTCGGTCAGCGCGGCGATGCTCTACATCGCGTGGACGATCGACCCGCTGGGCACCAGCTAA
- a CDS encoding bifunctional methylenetetrahydrofolate dehydrogenase/methenyltetrahydrofolate cyclohydrolase: MGAITLDGKATRDEIFVDLTTRVAALTEAGRTPGLGTVLVGDDPGSQAYVRGKHADCAKVGINSIRRDLPADISQAELLDTLDELNANPDCTGYIVQLPLPKHLNENAALESVDPGKDADGLHPMNLGRLVLNEPAPLPCTPRGIVHLLRRYQVEIAGAHVVVIGRGVTVGRPLGLLLTRRSENATVTLCHTATRHLPQITREADIVIAAAGVPHMVTAEMVRPGAAVVDVGVSRDDAGKLVGDVHPDVWEVAGHVSPNPGGVGPLTRAFLLTNVVERAEAAAAS, translated from the coding sequence GTGGGTGCGATCACTTTGGACGGTAAGGCCACGCGCGACGAGATCTTCGTCGACCTGACCACGCGCGTCGCCGCGTTGACCGAGGCCGGGCGCACGCCGGGGCTCGGCACCGTGCTCGTCGGCGACGACCCCGGATCGCAGGCCTACGTGCGCGGTAAGCACGCGGACTGCGCGAAGGTCGGCATCAACTCGATCCGCCGCGACCTGCCTGCCGACATCAGCCAGGCCGAGCTGCTCGACACGCTCGACGAACTCAACGCCAACCCGGACTGCACCGGTTACATCGTGCAGCTCCCGCTGCCCAAGCACCTCAACGAGAACGCGGCACTCGAGAGCGTCGACCCCGGCAAGGACGCCGACGGTCTGCACCCGATGAACCTGGGCCGGCTGGTGCTCAACGAGCCGGCACCGCTGCCCTGCACCCCGCGCGGCATCGTGCATCTGCTGCGGCGCTATCAGGTGGAGATCGCCGGCGCGCACGTCGTCGTGATCGGGCGCGGTGTCACCGTCGGCCGCCCCCTCGGTCTGCTGCTCACCCGGCGATCGGAGAACGCCACGGTCACGCTGTGCCACACCGCAACCCGGCACCTGCCGCAGATCACCAGGGAGGCCGACATCGTCATCGCCGCGGCGGGCGTGCCGCACATGGTGACCGCGGAGATGGTGCGGCCCGGTGCCGCGGTGGTCGACGTCGGGGTCAGCCGCGACGACGCGGGCAAGCTGGTCGGCGACGTGCACCCGGATGTGTGGGAGGTGGCCGGCCACGTGTCGCCCAACCCGGGTGGGGTGGGTCCGCTGACGCGGGCGTTCCTGCTCACCAACGTCGTCGAGCGCGCCGAGGCCGCCGCCGCGTCGTGA